One window of the Lepidochelys kempii isolate rLepKem1 chromosome 23, rLepKem1.hap2, whole genome shotgun sequence genome contains the following:
- the LOC140902350 gene encoding sphingolipid delta(4)-desaturase/C4-monooxygenase DES2-like isoform X2 — translation MGNRVTRDDFEWVYTDQPHTERRKEILAKYPEIKKLMGPDPQLKWVVTLMVLTQLVACYLVKDLPWKWVFFWAYAFGGCLNHSMTLAIHDISHNVAFGNKEAKWNRLFGMFANLPIGVPYATSFKKYHVDHHRYLAGDGLDVDIPTAFEGRFFHSPPRKILWLFLQPVFYILRPLYVNPKPVTGLEVINVAVQLAYDLLIYSLWGPKPIFYMIAGSTLAMGIHPISGHFIAEHYMYLKGYDTFSYYGPLNWLTFNVGYHMEHHDFPSIPGSKLPLVKKIAAEYYDHLPYHTSWVCVLWDFVFCESLGPFARVKRKYKVAKAE, via the exons CCAAGTACCCTGAGATCAAGAAGCTGATGGGTCCAGATCCCCAGCTGAAGTGGGTAGTGACCCTGATGGTGCTGACCCAGCTGGTGGCCTGCTACCTGGTGAAGGACCTGCCTTGGAAGTGGGTCTTCTTCTGGGCTTACGCCTTCGGGGGCTGCCTCAACCACTCCATGACACTGGCCATCCATGACATCTCCCACAACGTGGCCTTCGGCAACAAGGAGGCCAAGTGGAACCGCCTCTTCGGCATGTTCGCCAACCTGCCCATCGGGGTCCCCTACGCCACCTCCTTCAAGAAGTACCATGTCGACCACCACCGCTACCTGGCCGGGGACGGGCTCGACGTGGACATCCCCACGGCCTTCGAGGGACGCTTCTTCCACTCGCCGCCCCGCAAGATcctctggctctttctgcagcccGTCTTCTACATCCTGCGGCCCCTCTACGTCAACCCCAAGCCCGTCACTGGCCTGGAGGTGATCAACGTCGCCGTGCAGCTGGCTTATGACCTCTTGATCTACTCCTTGTGGGGACCCAAGCCCATCTTCTACATGATCGCCGGCTCCACACTGGCCATGGGGATCCATCCCATCTCCGGACATTTCATCGCTGAGCACTACATGTATCTCAAGGGCTACGACACCTTCTCCTACTACGGCCCCTTGAACTGGCTGACCTTCAACGTGGGTTATCACATGGAGCATCATGATTTCCCCAGCATCCCGGGCAGCAAGCTGCCACTG GTGAAGAAGATCGCTGCTGAGTACTACGACCATCTGCCCTACCACACCTCCTGGGTCTGCGTCCTCTGGGACTTTGTCTTCTGCGAGTCGCTGGGGCCCTTCGCCCGCGTGAAGAGGAAGTACAAAGTGGCCAAGGCGGAGTGA
- the LOC140902350 gene encoding sphingolipid delta(4)-desaturase/C4-monooxygenase DES2-like isoform X3: MGPDPQLKWVVTLMVLTQLVACYLVKDLPWKWVFFWAYAFGGCLNHSMTLAIHDISHNVAFGNKEAKWNRLFGMFANLPIGVPYATSFKKYHVDHHRYLAGDGLDVDIPTAFEGRFFHSPPRKILWLFLQPVFYILRPLYVNPKPVTGLEVINVAVQLAYDLLIYSLWGPKPIFYMIAGSTLAMGIHPISGHFIAEHYMYLKGYDTFSYYGPLNWLTFNVGYHMEHHDFPSIPGSKLPLVKKIAAEYYDHLPYHTSWVCVLWDFVFCESLGPFARVKRKYKVAKAE; this comes from the exons ATGGGTCCAGATCCCCAGCTGAAGTGGGTAGTGACCCTGATGGTGCTGACCCAGCTGGTGGCCTGCTACCTGGTGAAGGACCTGCCTTGGAAGTGGGTCTTCTTCTGGGCTTACGCCTTCGGGGGCTGCCTCAACCACTCCATGACACTGGCCATCCATGACATCTCCCACAACGTGGCCTTCGGCAACAAGGAGGCCAAGTGGAACCGCCTCTTCGGCATGTTCGCCAACCTGCCCATCGGGGTCCCCTACGCCACCTCCTTCAAGAAGTACCATGTCGACCACCACCGCTACCTGGCCGGGGACGGGCTCGACGTGGACATCCCCACGGCCTTCGAGGGACGCTTCTTCCACTCGCCGCCCCGCAAGATcctctggctctttctgcagcccGTCTTCTACATCCTGCGGCCCCTCTACGTCAACCCCAAGCCCGTCACTGGCCTGGAGGTGATCAACGTCGCCGTGCAGCTGGCTTATGACCTCTTGATCTACTCCTTGTGGGGACCCAAGCCCATCTTCTACATGATCGCCGGCTCCACACTGGCCATGGGGATCCATCCCATCTCCGGACATTTCATCGCTGAGCACTACATGTATCTCAAGGGCTACGACACCTTCTCCTACTACGGCCCCTTGAACTGGCTGACCTTCAACGTGGGTTATCACATGGAGCATCATGATTTCCCCAGCATCCCGGGCAGCAAGCTGCCACTG GTGAAGAAGATCGCTGCTGAGTACTACGACCATCTGCCCTACCACACCTCCTGGGTCTGCGTCCTCTGGGACTTTGTCTTCTGCGAGTCGCTGGGGCCCTTCGCCCGCGTGAAGAGGAAGTACAAAGTGGCCAAGGCGGAGTGA